The nucleotide sequence GCACCGGTTGGATCCGATCGATGAGCGTGGCGATCATGCCCTTGGGAATCGGCAGGCCGTGGATCCTCGCGTCGGAGACGTCGAATACGGCGGTGCCGGGCTTCAAGACGCTCAGCGTTCCGGTAAGCTCAACCCTCTCTCGATCGTGCACGATGCCGACGGCGTCGCCGATCGCGCCCCCCAGATCCGAGACCGAGACAACGGCGCGCAACGAGAGCTTGTCTCCGTTCGCCATCGCTTCGACGCTGTCCGCGACGGTCGGCATTCGCTTCGCGACCTGCTGGTACACGTACGACGCCAGCGCAGCCGGCGACACGGACTCGAAGACTTGACCTCGAGGTTCGCCGAGCCGCTTGAGCGCGCCCCGCGTCGTGTCGGCGGCGGCGTCGGACAACGGCTCCCAGCGTTCGGTCGCGACGGCCGCCGCGCGGGGCGCGTGACTGGCGCGCTGCTCGAGCCGAGTCAGCCACCGATCGCGCGTGAGCCAAGCGCCGATCGCCACGATGAGGAGCACGAACAGACAGCCGAGTCTCGTGATGCATCCCATGTCAGTCGCTCCGAAGCGGTGCCGATGCGACGGTCGAATACTTGGAGCCGCTCGGCCCTCCCCCCAACTCGCTCTGCATGAGGTCGAGGGACTGCACCGCGACGTCGACTCCGTAGTCCACGCCGCGCGCCGCATCGGTCAAGGCGCGCGCGCGTTCTTCCGGCAACGGGTGCTTCACGCGCGCTAGCGTGAGGTGCGGGCGAAAGGGACGCCCCTCGACCGCGAAGCCGAGCGCCTCGCACGCCACCTCGATGTCGTTGTGCAGCAACTCGAGCCGGGGATCCTGTTCCACTCCCATCCATACGACTCGCAACCGCCGAAAGTTCGGGAACGCCCCGATGCCCCCCAGGTGCATCATCAACTCGCGGTGCCGCGTGGCCACCCGCGAGGTGGCGTCTCGCACCGCCGCCGCGGTCTCCGGCGGCTGATCGTCGAGGAATTTGAGCGTGAGGTGCAGTCTCGTTTCGTCGACCCATCCGAGCTCGGGGGCACAGTCGCGCATCGGCCCCGTCGCCGCCACGATCTCGCGGCGGACGTCGATCGGCAGATTAATCGCCAGAAACAGGCGCACTCGCGGCGTCCGAGTTGTGCGTTCGCCCCCCCCCGATCGACGCGAGCTCGTTGAGCGCGCCCGAGCGGAAACCGCGAGGGTCGATCTCCACGCGTTCGTACCCGGCCTCGATCAGCGCGCGCTCGAGAAGACCGCGGCGTTCGTCGTTGCTCCATCGCTCACGTTCTGCGGCTGTCAGCTCGACGCGGGCGAGCTCTCCGAAATGACGGACTCGAAGGTCCCCCGCGACTCCGAGATCTCGCAACGAGGCCTCCGCCCGTTCCACACGCCGGAGTCTTCCGACCGTGACCGGCGTACCGTAGGGAATGCGGGACGAGAGGCAGGGTGACGACGGCTGTTCCGACGTCGGCAGCCCCAGGATGCGCGAGCGCTCGCGTATCTCCGCCTTCGTCAGCCCGAACATGGCGAGCGGCGACACGACCCCATATTCGCGCGCCGCGCGCGCGCCGGGGCGATGATCGCTCAGGTCGTCGGCGTTCGTGCCGTCGGCAACGACGTCGATGCCCCGAGAACGGGCCGCCGGCACGACGTGCGACCAAAGCTCCGACTTGCAGAAGTAGCAGCGATTGGTCGGATTCGCCGCGTAGCGAGGATCGTCCACCTCGGCGGTGTCGAGCTCGAGAACGTCGAGGCCGATGGCGCGGGCCGTTTCGCGAGCCGCGATCCACTGGCTCTCGGGGTACGACGCGCTCCGCCCCGTGACGGCGAGAACGTTTTCGGCGCCCAGCGCCGCGACAGCGACCGCGGCGAGGTACGCCGAGTCGACACCGCCGCTGTAGCCGATCGCGATCCGGCGCTGTTCGCGGAGCCAGCCGGAAAGCTCAGCTTCCTTGAGTGGGGCCGCCATGCGCGAAACGTAATCGCCTTGGTTCCACGCCCGAGCGAGGTTCGCCGGACGAAGAATCCCGGTCGAGCGAAGCTCGGCCGGGATTCCTGGAATCGTTCAGCGTGTCAGTACCGGCGAATCGACAGCCGATTGCTGGACGGATTGAACCGACACGTGATGGCCACGCCCTCGCGTCCGCGCAGGCGAGTGGTAAGCGATACGTCCCACAGGTTGCCACGACGCGTCGCCGGGCCGACCGCGGTGACATGGTAGCCGGGCGCCGAGTTCACGAAATCCTCACAGCGGCGCTGTGCGCGCATGGACTGCGATTCGAAAATGCGGCCCGCGGCGGTTCCCGATCGCTCGAAGCCGGGAAGATCGACGAGCCCGCGCGCGCCGTCGAACCGGCAAGTCACGTCGAACTCGTTTGATCCGCGGCGAACGCGCATCGGAAAGGCGTACATGCTTCCATTCAGCGACTCGCGGTCGCGGCGGAGGACTACGTAGCCGGCTCGGGACACGGCGGCGTTGCACGCGTCGCGCGCGCGCCCCCACATGCCCGGTTGCTGGGCCTCGGCGCCCGTACTCAGGAGCGCCGCGGCCGCCAATGAAAGGATGCCGAGGTGGACCAGCGGCATCCGTCGGATTCGGTCATTCATGGCAGCTATACCTCAGTTGATTAAGCCGTCAATTAACGTCGCGCGATGCGAGTTGCCCGCGCGGTCATAGGCCCTTAGGGCACGATTCGCGCCGTGTGCCGCGTGACGCGCGTCGCAGTCGTCGCGAAAAAGACCGGACCACTTCGGCGACGTGCGGCTCACCCCCGACCCCGCTGTCGGCGACGCCGGCGATCGTGGGCGCCACACGCGGTGGCGCGGGCGATCCTTGTCCGGCCAACTCGAGTACGTTATACTTTTGAAAAGCGAGACATGCGCGCAGCGCATGGACAAGTTCCGAATTCACTTGGGGCCTGCCGAATTGCGAGCAGGCCCTTTTTGCGCTCAGTCGCTTCGGGACGGCAGCCTCGGCCGCCGCGGGCCGAGCATTACGCAGGCAAGCCGCGTCGGTTTCTACGGTTTCGCGGCGCTCGGAACACAGGAAACAACATCAGGGGAAAAAAGAACGTGCCTACGCTGAACGGGACCGCATTGAATGCGACGTCGTCCAGGGGACGAAACGCGCTTGCGTTTGAAGACGTGACCAGGTTGGGTCGATGAGCCGAGTGGCCCCGCCCAAGGCGGGAGTTCATTGGCGCCAGGCGGTCGAGCCCTTCACCGGCCCCAGTGCGCCGCGCGCCGCGCTTCAGTTGGCCACAACGCTCGTTCCGCTGGCCTTGACGATGTGGGCGACTCGGGTCGCCATGCCGGTGTCGCCGCTCCTCGCGGCGTTGTTCGTCTTTCCGGCCGCCGGTCTGCTCATTCGCACTTTCATCTTGATGCACGATTGTGCGCACGGATCGTTCTTCGCAACCCGCCGCGTCAACGATGCAGTCGGATTCGTGACTGGTGTGTTGACCCTTACGCCGTTTACGCAATGGCGGCGCGATCACGCGCTGCATCACGCATCATCGGGCGACCTGGATCGTCGTGGACATGGCGACGTCAAAACGCTCACCGTGCGAGAGTACGTTGCGAAGCCTCCTCTCGGCCGACTCGCGTACCGAGTCGTCCGACATCCCCTGCTGCTCCTCATCGGCGGGCCGTTCTACCTGGCGCTCAGCAATCGGATCTCTGGCCAGGGCGCATCGAGCGGCCCGCGTCAGATCGCGAACGTGTGGCTCACGAACGCAGTCATCGGCATCCTGCTGACCGTCGCCTTCCTCACTCTCGGCTGGGCGACGGTGGTACTCGCGTACCTGCTGCCGTTCTACCTCGCGGCCATGGCCGGCGTGTGGCTGTTCTACGTCCAGCACCAATTCACGGATGCGTACTGGTCACGGCACGAGGACTGGGACTACGTCGAGGCGGCGCTGCGAGGCAGTTCGCATCTGCGACTGCCGCCCGTGCTCCAATGGTTCACCGGCAGCATCGGCCTGCATCACGTGCACCACGTGGCTCCGAAGATTCCCAACTACCGCCTGCAGCCCTGTCACGACGCGAATGAGATGTTTCACGGTTCGCCGGTAGTCACGCTCCGCTCCGGCACGGCCGGGCTGCGCCTTGCGCTGTGGGATGAGGAACGCAAACGCCTCGTGCGATTTCGTGACGTTGCTCCGGCGAGGCACGGATGAAAGAAGAGGCGATCGAAATCGAAGGAACCGTTGCCGAAGTCTTGCCGAGCGCGATGTTTCGCGTCGACTTGGACAACGGCCACCGCCTTCTGGCCACCACCGCGGGCAAGATGCGGCGCTTTCGCATACGCATCATCGCCGGCGATCGGGTGACGGTCGCCGTGTCGCCGTACGATTTGGGCCGTGGGCGGATCACCTTCCGACACAAGAGCTGAGAATGGTCATGATGATTCCGCCACGAGTCGACGCGCGATGGATCTCTACGCTCGGCGACACGGACCTGCTCGTCGCCGAACGAGCCCTCCACGACGATTTTCGCCTGCGAGAGCAAAAAGAGAAGGCACTTCGCGGCGGACGGTACGTGCTCCTCAACGGCCCATCGACGCTCGTCGACGCGTGGCAACGCTGGCTGCTTGTGAGCAACGCAGCGAGAGCTCGCGGACTCTCGGTGCGTCATCACGGCTGACGGTCACATTTCTCACGGATCGGACGATGTCGCGCAGTCAGTTCTCGGAGTACAAGGACACGGCCCTCTGGTCGGCCGTTGCGGATGCAATGGCGGAACTGGTTGCGACGGGTGAAGTCGCCGTCAACACGGCATCGGACTACGTGATTTGGCACTTGTGCCGAGAGCTCGCCGCGAAACAAGTGGTTTCCGCGCCCGCGCTGCGCCATCAGTGGCCCCGCTGACCGCGACTCACGCGACAGGCGTCGCGATTCTCCGCCGCCCGAGCACGGATACGCGCACTACGGTATATTGAGAGTCGCTGGTGTGTGGCCGACGTGCCACCTCCCCCAAGTCCGCCGCGCGCCGCGCGACGAACTCGAGAGCCTCCAGGTCCAGCTTCCTCTAAGCCAGAGAGAGACCTATGGGCTCGAACGCCGCCCGCACCGTTCTCATCGTTGAACCCGACGGCGATACACGATCGGCGCTTCGCAATTCATTCGAGAGCGACGGGTACACGGTGATCGCCACCGGCGGCGCGGCCGACGCGCTGTCGTTGTTGGCCGCTCCGGAGATCAAGCTGGTCGTGACCGAGCTGTATTTGGAAAACGGCCAGGACACGTGCCTCGTCCACACGATCCGTACGGCTCCCGCCTACGAGGCAAAGCGAGTGCTCGCCTACACGCAACACGGGCGAGCGAAAGACCGCGAGTGGGCGATCGCCGAGGGCGCCGACGGCTACGTGCTCAAGAAGAACGGCGAAAAAAGGCTGCTCGAGGTCGCCGGCCGACTCACGCGCCGCAAGCGTTCGAACAAAAGGCGCCCGGGAAGAACGACGCGGGAACCTCAATGACGTACCGCGATGGCCCGGCGCCCTTTCTGACGCAGTCCCGGGCACACTCTTCGTTGCGCCGAGAGCTCGACGCCATCCGGGCAGAGCTCGCGCTCCATCTCCACTCGCTCTCGGATCCGATCGACGAGGGCACGGTCGACCCTCGTGAGGCGCGCCGTCAGCAGCGCGTATCCGCGGCCGATCCGTCGATCGGGCTGACCGTGCTCCCGAACCGCGTCATCGCGCGGCTGGGTGCTGTCGGCGTCAGTTTTTCCTGGGTGCCCGGACGCACGGACGTGGTCGAGGACGGGCGGCTTCTCGTGATCGAGTGGCGCGGCGTGCTCGGCGCACAGCGGGGCAACGGTGCGTTCAGGTCGGGTACGCCTGGCCGGGAGCGGATATATCGCGCCGAGGCAACCGACGCGGCGGATTGGCGCTGGCGAGACGAGCGGGTCAACGGGCTTGCCTGCACGACAGCGATGCTTGTCGAAGAGTGTATTTCGAATGCGCGCACCGAGGACGGCGGACCCGAACGCGAATAGTCCCAAACGCGAATAGTCCCTAACGCTGTCGATATCGCAGCGCCTCGCCAACGTGTTCGCTCGTGACGACATCACTCGCATCGAGGTCGGCGATCGTTCGTGCGACGCGCAAGACGCGATGATACGCCCGCGCCGACAGGTGAAGCGACTCCGAACCCTCGACGAGACGCCGCCGAGCATCCGCGGCGAGTTGGCCTCGCGTGAGAAGCCATCGACCGGAGGCATGTGCGTTGCACGTGATGCCTCTGGTTGCGGCATAACGGCGACGTTGCAGCGAGCGCGCCGCTTCCACTCGGCTTCGAATCGCTATTGAACTCTCCGCCGTGGTGTTCGCATCCAGGGTGACCAGCGGCACCGGCGTGAGTGTCACCTGCATGTCGATGCGATCGGCCAACGGCCCGGACAGCCGCGAGCGATACTTAGTGATCTCTGATTCGGCGCACACACACGCCCTGGTCGGGTGGCCGAGGTACGAGCAGGGACAGGGTTTCGTTGCCCTTCTACCGGTGGTGCCTGGCCGCCCGAGTCCCGGTTCCGGGATATCCGGCCACCCTCGACCACATCGGACACCATATCCTCAAGCGCCGGCTCGACCTTGGGCTCAAGCAAAAGGAGGCCGCCCGGCGACTGGGCGTTCATCCGGGAGGCCTCGAAAACTGGGAATACGGACGGACGGTCCCCGCCGACCGCTTCATGCCGGCTGTGATCCATTTCCTAGCCTACAATCCATCGCCCGCACCGAGGACGACGGGACAACGGGTGGCATATGAGCGCGTTGCCCGCGGCTGGTCCCGGAAACGCCTGGCTGCAGAAGCCGGAGTAGATGAGGCTACGGTTCGACGAATGGAGGCGGAAACGCCCCGACCTGCTTATCGCTCCGTTCTGGCCTTGCTGACGGCACTGGGAATTGAGTGAACGCGGGGGCGCCCGGATAGCTGCACCGGATCAACGGCGATGCCCATTGCGGTGACGCTACGCCGCCACCCCGCCCGGCGTTCGTGCGGCAACGGAGCCGAGCGCCATTCGGAACCCGATCCCTTGCCCTCCGTTCTCGCAGAAACGCGATGGTCTAGGTCGTCACGACCTGCGAGGCTAAAGAGTTTGAGGACCGGACACGTGTCGGCATTTCCCGAACCTTGGAATTGCTAGGGCAGCCGAAGGTCGGCGCGGACACTGTCCTCGTCGCCGGGCAATCGATCGAAATCGAAGTGGACCATCGCGCTGATCAATGCGCTGTCTCGCACGCCATTTAACAGGCGAACAGCTGTCGCAGTCACGCAGGCCGGATTTGCACCGCCGCCAGACGTCAGTCGGATACGATAGTGTCCGCTTACGTCTGTCGTTGCATCGTTGCTGGCGTTGGCGAGTCCGCGGCACGTGTCGAAGAATGAAGTCGCCCTGACCGTCACGCCTGCGAGCGGGGTTCCCGATGCGTCTGACACTAAACCAACGACGGCCGCGAATACCGGCTTTGTCTCGGTCGACGACCCGCACGCAGCCAGGCCGACGATAAGCGTCGCAAGACAGAATAGTTGGCGACAAGGCGCATGAACAGATCTCGTCATCGTGCAACCTCCTCCAGAGGTGTTTGCGGGGCGACGCATAGCCGCCCCGCAAATGAAGCGGTTCATTCGTTGAAGAGATAGTGATGCCACACGCTTCGAATGGTGGAGAGATTCCACGATGCGGGCGGGCTTGGCCACGATACTGTACTCGGGGGCGAGTTGTATGCCGAGAAATGGTTTGTAGCATCTGTGCTTATCGACTCTTCGGCACAGTAGACCAAGTAGTCCGCTCCCGTGATGTGAGAGCCGGACAGCCGGCAATCTCGTACCATTTGCGCTATGTAGGTGTCGCCGAGGTTGGAAGAACCTCGAGCCAGATTGTACAGTGTGCGTGCCACTTCGCCCTCAATGTCACGCCCATTAGAGACATCCGAATGTGTTCCAGTAATGCCGGATGTCAAAAGTGCGGTCTTGCTCGACAGAATTGCGGCCGCATGATAGTCAGCGAAGCCCTCTTCCCACGCACACCCCATGTTGTACGCTGTCCACATAGTGTGGGTCGAGCCGCAATCGCCGTTATGATAAATTCCGCCAAGCGACCGCGCGTGTAGGGCGTGGCCAAACTCGTGCGCCACAGCGAACCAGCCGTAGTCATTGAAAACGGAGCGGTTCGGTCCGCTTTGCATTACGTACATGCTATTGTTGACTCCAGATCCAACTCCGACCTTGTCCCAGAAGGCCGCGTTCAATTGGTAGAACGTGGTGTTGCCGCAGTCCCCGTTGAAAGTGCCGAGACAACCCGGGTCGGTGATGATCACGTTGAACCCGCCGGGCGAGAATCCCGTGAAATGAGCGGCCGAAGAGTCTACGATCATTAAGAGATGCTCATACACCGCAGTTGGGGCACTTGCTAGCTCCGCGTCGCCACCCTCGGAAAGGCAGCTACCAAGGTCCTCGTAGGTGCCTCCGCCAGTCGGATTGGAGTACATCGTAAATCCGCCCTCGTCATACCGAAATTCCCCAGAGATGTAATAGTCCCATGAGTCGGGGCACCTCGCGACGTATTGGCCGTTGGCATCCGTGCCATCGTACCAGTCCGCGAAACACTGGCCATCAACGTATTGGCACTCCTGCGTATGGACGGTGACCCCTGCCGCCGGACTATACGTCGGAGTCGATCCAAGCGAATCGAGAAAGACCAAACGCCGATCGCCTGCGGACATCAGCGTCGATTCTCGCTGACGCGGGGCACGACTCAGATTCGCAATGGTCGACGATAGGCCTGATTGGGAATTCCGCACGGCGCGCGACCGCGCCGGACCTGGGCGCTTCAAGAGGCTATCCGGAACAACGCTGGGGTCGAAGGTCGGGGTGATCTTGCCATTCGTGCTGTCGGCGAACACCCAGAGCTCTTTGTAGAGACTGGGTTGAATCACGTGCCCGTCGGGCGCCACGTCGCCTTCGCCTGACAACTTTCTAACGACGGCCAACACGCGATAATAGCCGGCGACGGGAACCTGGAAAACCGCGTTGGCCGTGAGCGCTGCGCCCGTGAGAGCTGATGCTGAGACTGTCGCCGCTGCGCCGATTCGTTGGCCCGGCAGTGTCACCAGGCGTTGCCAGCCCCCACGCTCCGCGGCGTCGGCCTCAGGAAAGTAAATGGCAACTTCCGCATTCGACGTATTCAACAGTCCATGCGCAACAGCATGAACTTGGAGCGGCGCGTTGGGGCGCGGATCACCGGAGATCGTCAGGTCCAGACCGAAGCGTTCCTCGCCGCTGATGTGGATATTCGGCGCCGCTGCAACGACCGCGGCTGGCGATGGCTTGGAGGATGTGATCGTGTCGTCCGCGCAAGCCGACAAAAGCGCGGATACAGCGAAGACCGGGAGGAGATACTGGCGCAGCATTCGTCACCTCATTCTCTGAGTGGGGATCGACTGATCTCCGTACGGCAGTTGCGGGCCAGATAGTCGACGCGACGGACGGCCGTTCGCGCCGACCCGCGGAGTCGTCGCAACAGGCTACTAGTCGCCGCGACAGATAGCCGCGACAGCCAACAGGAGTTGGACCGTTTCGCCCGACGTATTGCCCAGCGCGCCGCGAGGCGCGTCTGGACGCTGGCTGAGACTGGGAGGGGTGGGTGAACGCCGTGCGCGCGGCAGCGCGAGCGATGATTCGGCGTAAGCCCGCAGTCGGCGCGGGCGAAAGGTGACAATACAATTGTGTCGTGAGGGATGCAAGAGTTTTGTCGCCTTCCCGCACGTAACGAGATTGTGAAAATGCATTATTAGAGCGCCCTAATCTTAGAAGGCTCCGGCGTGCCTGGCTTTGTCCACTGTGCGCCGAGCGCCTATACGCAACGCCAAACGTGCTGCGCATCACTTCGGGCGGGAGCGGATTCGCGACCCTCTACCAGTCCGTCGGCGCGGCACCAAACGCAACGCCTGCTTAAGGGTGCAATGGGTTGATGCTCAGCCCGCGACGCTGCGCCAGGGGAGGCACGCTTACCGGCCATCCGCCGCGTCAGCGCGGTCGAAACCGTAGGGCCTCGGCAACGTGGGACGGAGCCACGGTGTCACTAACGTCGAGATCGGCGATCGTCCTCGCCACGCGAAGCACACGATGGTATCCGCGCGCCGAAAGATTCAACGACTCGACGGCCGCACTGACCGTCGCTCGTGCCTCTGGCTCAATGTTGCCGCGGCTAAAGAGCCATCGGCCCGAAGCTTGGGCGTTGCACGCGACCGCGGTCCCAGCGAATCGCGCACGCTGAACCCTTCGACTCCGCTCGACACGCGCGCGAATGCTCGACGAGGGCTCGCCGTCGGCCGGTCTCTCGAGCGACTCCGGTCTGAGAGGCGCGAGCGTGACATGCATGTCGATGCGGTCCGCCAACGCTCCGGAGAGGCGCGATCGATACTTGATGATCTCCGCCTCGCTGCACGTGCACGGTCTCGTCGGATGACCCAAGTAACAGCAGTTGCAGGGTTTCGTTGCCATTCTACCGGTGGTCGTTGGCCGTCCCGCGCCGCATTCCGGGCTATCCAGCGGCGCTCGAACACATTGGCCACCACATTTTGAGGCGCCGGTTGGATCTCGGACTGGAGCAAAAAGAAGCCGCCCGTCAGCTCGGCGTTCATCCCGGGGGGCTCGAGAACTGGGAATACGGCCGGACGACGCCCGCCGACCGATTCATGGCTCGCGTGATTCGCTTTTTGGGTTACAATCCGGCGCCTGAACCAACAACGCTGGGAGCGAGCGTCGCCTACGAGCGCATCGCGCGTGGCTGGTCCCGAAAACAGCTCGCCGCGCACGCGGGAGTCGACGAGTCGACGGTCGGACGAATCGAGGAAGACGCTCCTAGGTTGGCTCGTCGGCCGCGCCTAGCTGTGTCAACAGCCTTCAAATCGAATCCTTCGCCGCGCCACGATGGGACCGCTCGGCTCGCAGAACCGCAACGAGCCACACATCGCACCCGCGAAGGCGGCTAGTTCTCGCGCCGACGGCGCCACCTCGCCGTCAACTCAGAGTCCGGCGGTGGCAGCGAAAGCCGCTGATAGCGTCTCCATTTCCGAATCGAGCGTGACACGCTCGCCAGTGCGGAGAGCGGCCGCCACGGTGCCCCCAAGCAGTTTCAAGTCTCGGACGACAGCGGGCCTCCCGAGCGTTGCCGCCAACGAACGCGCTACGTACGCCCGGGCGCCCACGATGGCGGCCCTAATCGAGCTGTCCAGCCAGAGGACCTGCCACAGGCTGCCCAGTGTCTCGGTAGCGAGGATTCGGCCTTCGATCGGTGCCAGCGCGAGCGCGAGTGGATCTCTGGCGGCGAGCGGCCGGCCAGAAAAGGGCAGATGCGGACAACCGTCGCGCAGGTGGATTGCGCGCCAGTCGCCCGGAGCGAACGCACTCCACCTGATGTCTCTATTGCTCGCCAGAACAACGTCGCGCGCAACGCGCGACGACGCGCAGACGGTGACCCTCGATACTCGCGCTATCTCGCTCAAAAGTCGAGTCGCCGCATACTTCACGGTCCTCCCACTGGAGGCGGCATCGTCAATGATTCCGGCCAGGCCCAACTCGGCTCCGTAGCCGGGCGGCTCGCTCGGCATCCCGAACCGGAGATCAACGTCTCGGGAAATTCGGAGCGGACGAAGGCTAGGATCAAGGTGCGGCGTAGGAAAAAGCGGATCCAGTACAAACCACGTTTCTTGACCTTGGAGTCGGACTCCGTTCGCCCAGGTCACATACGCTGAATGTTGTACGGTGTCCCACCCTCGGCGCGCGAAGTACCCGAGGACAGCCGCACGAATGCGTTCGGCAGCCGGAGCAAGAATAGACCGCCCCAAGTCGGTCGTCAGCGCTAGCGCCGAGTCGACGTCATCAATCACGAGACATCCGGGATCCGACACTCGCGTTTCGTCCTCGTCAGGACCTTGGGGTCAGAGTCAACTTCAAATCCCGCGTCGAATCGGGAAGAAGCTGCAGTCGAAATCCGACGGTTTGGTATCCTGGGTGACTAACGGTGAGTCCCACGACCTTCGCGGGGAGTGTCCGAATCGCGAAATGCCCCGAATCGTCACTAACCGACACCCGCACAGGATTCGCGACCGCGATGAGCGCGCGGCCGAGCGGACGGCCAGCCGGGTCAGTGATGAGTCCAGAGAGCCCGGCCGGGAACCTGCCGGCCTGCCTTTCGTCGACCCGCTGCATGACAGATTCCACAGCGCTGTCTCGGTAGACCCCAACGCCATTGCGCGTAACCGCCGCGATCATGCCCTCATTCAAGCTGAGGCGAGGTACAGGAACCTGCACATGCTCGCACGCCGGGCCGCGATCGCAATCAACGACTCGCCCGTGCTCGACTTGAACCTTGAACGGCGTCTGATGCAATTCGTAGGACTCGGCCGGCGTGCGGATATGCCACTGGCTGACGAGCCATTCTCCCGTACGCGTATAGGAATAAACCAGCGTACCGCCTAGTCCAGCGTCATTCGGCGGCGCGAAGCACACCCTGCCCTGCTGGTTGCATATCCTTGTCGGCGCATATTGAAGATTTATATAGCTAAAATCGAGCCGTCTTAACGTACCCGTCGCCCGATCAAGCCAAAGCGTGCCAGCGACGTCTGTAATCGTGTCGGAGGCCGTAGGAAAAAACTTTATGCCGATCCAGTCCCCATGGTCGGATGGAGAAGCCTCAACACCGAAGCAGTGCCTCTCCAGGAAGGAATCCGAGAGCAACATGTCGGCACTCGGCGCATCGAAGATGACACCGCCATCCGGTCGAAGTCGAACGTAGCCTCCGGAAGCGAGGATCTTGATCGGGGTCGTCGCGAAGAGGTGAGACGCGAGGAACTCTCGTGCTCCACTCGAGTCCAACTGCCAATGCCGATTGCGCGGATCAAGTTCCTTACCGCGCACAATCACGCCAGGCTGATCCTCGGTGCCCTGTATGTTTAGACCATGGATGTCCAGGTCAATGCTGTCATCCGGAAGCCGGGCGGCCGCGAGCGCACCGCGGGCGCGTTCCCAAGCGATCAGGAACTCGTCTGCCTCAGCGCCGCGAAGCTGGCAATCATCCCGGCCGGTGATGGCGAAGGTTGGCAACTCGGCGATCTGTGAGGCGAGCACAAGTTCGACCGTGAGAGTATCACCGATCTGGACGTAAGGCGTTGCGACCCGCGTAGGTCGAAACCCGATTCGCAGGAC is from Gemmatimonadaceae bacterium and encodes:
- the thpR gene encoding RNA 2',3'-cyclic phosphodiesterase codes for the protein MRLFLAINLPIDVRREIVAATGPMRDCAPELGWVDETRLHLTLKFLDDQPPETAAAVRDATSRVATRHRELMMHLGGIGAFPNFRRLRVVWMGVEQDPRLELLHNDIEVACEALGFAVEGRPFRPHLTLARVKHPLPEERARALTDAARGVDYGVDVAVQSLDLMQSELGGGPSGSKYSTVASAPLRSD
- the larE gene encoding ATP-dependent sacrificial sulfur transferase LarE; amino-acid sequence: MAAPLKEAELSGWLREQRRIAIGYSGGVDSAYLAAVAVAALGAENVLAVTGRSASYPESQWIAARETARAIGLDVLELDTAEVDDPRYAANPTNRCYFCKSELWSHVVPAARSRGIDVVADGTNADDLSDHRPGARAAREYGVVSPLAMFGLTKAEIRERSRILGLPTSEQPSSPCLSSRIPYGTPVTVGRLRRVERAEASLRDLGVAGDLRVRHFGELARVELTAAERERWSNDERRGLLERALIEAGYERVEIDPRGFRSGALNELASIGGGRTHNSDAASAPVSGD
- a CDS encoding fatty acid desaturase, with the translated sequence MSRVAPPKAGVHWRQAVEPFTGPSAPRAALQLATTLVPLALTMWATRVAMPVSPLLAALFVFPAAGLLIRTFILMHDCAHGSFFATRRVNDAVGFVTGVLTLTPFTQWRRDHALHHASSGDLDRRGHGDVKTLTVREYVAKPPLGRLAYRVVRHPLLLLIGGPFYLALSNRISGQGASSGPRQIANVWLTNAVIGILLTVAFLTLGWATVVLAYLLPFYLAAMAGVWLFYVQHQFTDAYWSRHEDWDYVEAALRGSSHLRLPPVLQWFTGSIGLHHVHHVAPKIPNYRLQPCHDANEMFHGSPVVTLRSGTAGLRLALWDEERKRLVRFRDVAPARHG
- the infA gene encoding translation initiation factor IF-1, which encodes MKEEAIEIEGTVAEVLPSAMFRVDLDNGHRLLATTAGKMRRFRIRIIAGDRVTVAVSPYDLGRGRITFRHKS
- a CDS encoding response regulator, which produces MGSNAARTVLIVEPDGDTRSALRNSFESDGYTVIATGGAADALSLLAAPEIKLVVTELYLENGQDTCLVHTIRTAPAYEAKRVLAYTQHGRAKDREWAIAEGADGYVLKKNGEKRLLEVAGRLTRRKRSNKRRPGRTTREPQ
- a CDS encoding ATP-binding protein produces the protein MPEPGLGRPGTTGRRATKPCPCSYLGHPTRACVCAESEITKYRSRLSGPLADRIDMQVTLTPVPLVTLDANTTAESSIAIRSRVEAARSLQRRRYAATRGITCNAHASGRWLLTRGQLAADARRRLVEGSESLHLSARAYHRVLRVARTIADLDASDVVTSEHVGEALRYRQR
- a CDS encoding carboxypeptidase-like regulatory domain-containing protein — its product is MQSLLFSAASLVLSIWMPTGVRAQTIRGRVLLPDSVTTFAGVAVSLLDENGVTVARTLSGKDGRYAIQSPRAGTFELRVLRIGFRPTRVATPYVQIGDTLTVELVLASQIAELPTFAITGRDDCQLRGAEADEFLIAWERARGALAAARLPDDSIDLDIHGLNIQGTEDQPGVIVRGKELDPRNRHWQLDSSGAREFLASHLFATTPIKILASGGYVRLRPDGGVIFDAPSADMLLSDSFLERHCFGVEASPSDHGDWIGIKFFPTASDTITDVAGTLWLDRATGTLRRLDFSYINLQYAPTRICNQQGRVCFAPPNDAGLGGTLVYSYTRTGEWLVSQWHIRTPAESYELHQTPFKVQVEHGRVVDCDRGPACEHVQVPVPRLSLNEGMIAAVTRNGVGVYRDSAVESVMQRVDERQAGRFPAGLSGLITDPAGRPLGRALIAVANPVRVSVSDDSGHFAIRTLPAKVVGLTVSHPGYQTVGFRLQLLPDSTRDLKLTLTPRS